The Ochotona princeps isolate mOchPri1 chromosome 26, mOchPri1.hap1, whole genome shotgun sequence genome contains a region encoding:
- the LOC101529857 gene encoding ADP-ribosylation factor 1-like, which translates to MGNIFTNLFKGLFGKKEMYTLMVGLDAAGKTTILYKLKLGETVTTIPTVGFNVETVEYKNISFTMWDVGGQDQIRSLWRHYFANTQGLIFVVDSNDRERINEARQELLGMLMEEELRDAALLVFANKQDLPNAMTVAEITNKLGLHSLRCRSWYIQAACATSGDGLYEGLDWLSKQLQNQK; encoded by the coding sequence ATGGGGAACATCTTTACAAACCTCTTCAAGGGCCTTTTTGGCAAAAAGGAAATGTATACCCTCATGGTGGGCCTGGATGCTGCAGGGAAGACAACGATCCTGTACAAGCTGAAGCTCGGGGAGACCGTGACCACCATTCCCACGGTGGGTTTCAACGTGGAGACGGTGGAGTACAAGAACATCAGCTTCACCATGTGGGACGTGGGCGGCCAGGACCAGATTCGGTCGCTGTGGCGCCACTACTTCGCTAACACCCAGGGCTTGATCTTCGTGGTGGACAGCAATGACCGAGAGCGTATAAACGAGGCGCGGCAGGAGCTCCTGGGGATGCTGATGGAGGAAGAGCTCCGAGATGCCGCCCTCTTGGTGTTTGCCAACAAGCAGGACCTCCCGAACGCCATGACTGTGGCTGAAATCACAAACAAGCTGGGGCTGCACTCTCTCCGCTGCAGGAGCTGGTATATCCAGGCTGCCTGCGCCACCAGCGGGGACGGGCTCTACGAGGGCCTGGACTGGCTGTCCAAACAGCTCCAGAACCAGAAGTGA
- the LIN52 gene encoding protein lin-52 homolog isoform X3, giving the protein MGWKMASPTDGTDLEASLLSFEKLDRASPDLWPEQLPGVAEFAASFKSPITSSPPKWMAEIERDDIDMLKELGSLTTANLMEKVRGLQNLAYQLGLDEYYSSTLGVGFYLTL; this is encoded by the exons ATGGGTTGGAAGATGGCGTCTCCCACAGACG GGACAGATCTGGAAGCATCTTTGTTAAGTTTTGAAAAACTTGACCGTGCGTCACCAGATCTCTGGCCAGAGCAAT TACCAGGTGTTGCCGAATTTGCAGCTTCTTTCAAAAGT CCTATTACTAGCTCCCCACCCAAATGGATGGCCGAAATAGAACGTGATGATATTGACATGCTGAAAG AGCTGGGAAGCCTCACCACGGCTAACTTGATGGAGAAGGTACGAGGCCTACAGAACCTAGCCTATCAGCTGGGGCTGGATGAGT ATTACTCATCTACTCTGGGGGTTGGCTTTTACTTGACACTCTAA
- the LIN52 gene encoding protein lin-52 homolog isoform X5, translating into MGWKMASPTDGTDLEASLLSFEKLDRASPDLWPEQLPGVAEFAASFKSPITSSPPKWMAEIERDDIDMLKELGSLTTANLMEKVRGLQNLAYQLGLDESQ; encoded by the exons ATGGGTTGGAAGATGGCGTCTCCCACAGACG GGACAGATCTGGAAGCATCTTTGTTAAGTTTTGAAAAACTTGACCGTGCGTCACCAGATCTCTGGCCAGAGCAAT TACCAGGTGTTGCCGAATTTGCAGCTTCTTTCAAAAGT CCTATTACTAGCTCCCCACCCAAATGGATGGCCGAAATAGAACGTGATGATATTGACATGCTGAAAG AGCTGGGAAGCCTCACCACGGCTAACTTGATGGAGAAGGTACGAGGCCTACAGAACCTAGCCTATCAGCTGGGGCTGGATGAGT
- the LIN52 gene encoding protein lin-52 homolog isoform X4: MGWKMASPTDGTDLEASLLSFEKLDRASPDLWPEQLPGVAEFAASFKSPITSSPPKWMAEIERDDIDMLKELGSLTTANLMEKVRGLQNLAYQLGLDEFHSFVLKNGSS, from the exons ATGGGTTGGAAGATGGCGTCTCCCACAGACG GGACAGATCTGGAAGCATCTTTGTTAAGTTTTGAAAAACTTGACCGTGCGTCACCAGATCTCTGGCCAGAGCAAT TACCAGGTGTTGCCGAATTTGCAGCTTCTTTCAAAAGT CCTATTACTAGCTCCCCACCCAAATGGATGGCCGAAATAGAACGTGATGATATTGACATGCTGAAAG AGCTGGGAAGCCTCACCACGGCTAACTTGATGGAGAAGGTACGAGGCCTACAGAACCTAGCCTATCAGCTGGGGCTGGATGAGT